A part of Aquibium oceanicum genomic DNA contains:
- a CDS encoding glycosyltransferase family 2 protein, with translation MKLIIQIPCYNEAGTLAIALAELPRHVPGFDKVEWLIIDDGCVDETVAVAKANGVDYVVRHTGNQGLAKAFMTGLEACLAAGADVIVNTDADNQYNAGDIPALVAPIVEGKAEIVIGSRPIATIQHFSPVKKALQKLGSWVVRAASKTKVPDAPSGFRAYSRAAAQRMMLFSEYTYTLETIIQAGQKNMAVTSVPVRVNGDLRPSRLVKSIPSYIRRSIVTIIRIFIIYRPFRFFATIGLVLFLAGVLLGLRFLAYYLMGDGDGHIQSLILTSVLLLMGFQTFLIAFVADLLAANRKLLEEIRFTQRREGGNGLASSRTPVEKVAAE, from the coding sequence ATGAAACTGATCATCCAGATTCCCTGCTACAACGAGGCGGGCACGCTCGCCATCGCACTGGCGGAACTCCCCCGCCACGTACCGGGATTCGACAAGGTCGAGTGGCTCATCATCGACGACGGCTGCGTGGACGAGACGGTGGCGGTCGCCAAGGCAAACGGCGTCGATTACGTGGTGCGCCACACCGGTAACCAGGGTCTCGCCAAGGCTTTCATGACGGGTCTTGAGGCGTGCCTGGCGGCGGGCGCCGACGTCATCGTCAACACCGACGCCGACAACCAGTACAACGCCGGCGACATCCCCGCGCTCGTCGCGCCGATCGTCGAAGGCAAGGCCGAGATCGTGATCGGATCGCGCCCGATCGCGACGATCCAGCATTTCTCGCCGGTCAAGAAGGCGCTGCAGAAGCTCGGAAGCTGGGTCGTGCGCGCGGCGAGCAAGACCAAGGTTCCGGATGCGCCGAGTGGCTTCCGTGCCTATTCGCGCGCCGCGGCGCAGCGCATGATGCTGTTCAGCGAGTACACCTACACGCTCGAAACCATCATCCAGGCCGGTCAGAAGAACATGGCCGTGACGTCCGTGCCGGTGCGCGTCAATGGCGACCTGCGTCCTTCGCGACTGGTGAAGAGCATACCCTCCTATATCCGCCGTTCGATCGTCACGATCATACGCATCTTCATCATCTACCGGCCGTTCCGGTTCTTCGCGACCATCGGGCTGGTGCTCTTCCTGGCGGGCGTGCTCCTCGGCCTGCGCTTTCTGGCATACTATCTCATGGGCGACGGCGACGGCCACATCCAGTCGCTGATCCTGACCAGCGTGCTGCTGCTGATGGGCTTCCAGACCTTCCTGATCGCCTTCGTCGCCGATCTCCTGGCGGCCAACCGCAAGCTTCTGGAAGAGATCCGCTTCACCCAGCGCAGGGAGGGCGGCAACGGGCTGGCATCCTCGCGGACGCCGGTTGAAAAGGTCGCCGCCGAGTAG
- a CDS encoding acetylornithine deacetylase/succinyl-diaminopimelate desuccinylase family protein, with translation MNEQLFRAIEARTDDLVALTADLIRFPTVNPPGDAYTPCAEFVGERMRRSGFETRFIRGEGTPGDSDRYPRTNVVARREGRSPGPTVHFNSHIDVVEAGEGWTVDPFAGTVRDGKVFGRGACDMKGGLAASIVAVEAFLEVHPDYPGAIEVSGTVDEESGGFGGVAYLAGLGLFSKPRVDHVIIPEPLNKDRICLGHRGVWWAEIETKGTIAHGSMPFLGDSAVRHMGAVLSAFEEELFPALDLKQTRTPVVPEGARRSTMNINSIHGGQTEDYYPGLPAPNVPDSCRIVIDRRFLLEEDIQNVKGEVLSILERLKSDRPRFDYAVRDLMEVLPLMTERDAPVAAAVAAGIREVLGKEPDYVVSPGTYDQKHIARIGHLHDCVAYGPGILDLAHTPNEWVGIADMVESAKVMAMSLDVLLRGVGR, from the coding sequence ATGAACGAACAGCTCTTCCGCGCGATCGAAGCTCGCACCGACGATCTCGTCGCCCTCACCGCCGATCTCATCCGCTTTCCCACGGTCAACCCGCCGGGCGACGCATACACGCCCTGCGCGGAGTTCGTCGGCGAGCGCATGCGCCGCTCGGGGTTCGAGACCCGATTCATCCGCGGCGAAGGCACACCGGGCGATTCCGACCGCTATCCGCGCACCAATGTCGTGGCACGTCGCGAAGGCCGTTCGCCCGGCCCGACCGTCCACTTCAACTCGCACATCGACGTCGTTGAGGCCGGCGAAGGCTGGACGGTCGACCCCTTCGCCGGGACGGTCCGCGACGGCAAGGTGTTCGGGCGCGGCGCCTGCGACATGAAGGGCGGACTGGCCGCTTCGATCGTCGCGGTCGAGGCGTTCCTTGAGGTCCATCCGGACTATCCGGGCGCGATCGAGGTCTCCGGAACGGTGGACGAGGAGTCCGGCGGCTTCGGCGGCGTCGCCTATCTGGCCGGCCTCGGCCTCTTCTCCAAGCCGCGCGTCGACCACGTCATCATCCCCGAGCCGCTCAACAAGGACCGCATCTGCCTCGGCCATCGCGGCGTGTGGTGGGCGGAGATCGAGACCAAGGGCACGATCGCACACGGATCGATGCCTTTTCTCGGCGATTCCGCCGTGCGCCACATGGGAGCCGTCCTCTCCGCTTTCGAGGAGGAACTGTTTCCCGCCCTCGACCTCAAGCAGACCCGCACGCCCGTGGTGCCGGAAGGCGCGCGGCGGTCCACCATGAACATCAACTCCATCCACGGCGGGCAGACGGAGGACTATTATCCGGGCCTGCCCGCGCCCAACGTACCGGATTCCTGCCGTATCGTGATCGACCGCCGCTTCCTGCTCGAGGAAGACATCCAGAACGTGAAGGGCGAGGTGCTGTCGATCCTCGAACGGCTGAAGAGCGACCGGCCGCGCTTCGACTATGCCGTGCGCGACCTGATGGAGGTCCTGCCGCTGATGACCGAGCGCGACGCGCCGGTCGCGGCCGCCGTCGCCGCAGGCATCCGCGAGGTGCTGGGCAAGGAGCCGGACTACGTCGTGTCGCCGGGGACCTACGACCAGAAGCACATCGCCCGCATCGGCCATCTGCACGACTGCGTCGCCTACGGGCCCGGCATCCTCGACCTCGCGCATACGCCGAACGAATGGGTGGGGATCGCAGACATGGTTGAATCGGCCAAGGTCATGGCGATGAGCCTCGATGTTCTGCTGCGGGGTGTCGGCCGCTAA
- a CDS encoding beta-ketoacyl-ACP synthase: MNEHDALVTGIGILSSLGEGTDAHWRVLTSASPSPRIDSERFKPYTVHPLSEIDWSTQIAKRGDLRQMEAWQRLGTYTAGLALDDAGLKGDEALSASMDMIVAAGGGERDEAVDAAILEASLTRNDRGVLLNEKLTTELRPTLFLAQLSNLLAGNISIVHKVTGSSRTFMGEEGAGIAAVETAVARIRSGQSSHVLVGGAFNTEHPDHLLGYQLAGTMQHGPWSSVWERDENRGGGVITGSGAAFLVIESREHAARRGRKAYAAIEKVVSDRFRRDRVDLAEAIGGVIDATAPDEAVTAVSGVSGAHAPTRAEKAAFDARPNIAVRGFTALTGHMKEAQFPFAIALAALAIHEGGTFPPFDAAFEKPSQATGRMLATTIGTRRFEGAALLSPV; this comes from the coding sequence ATGAACGAACACGACGCACTCGTCACCGGCATCGGCATCCTTTCCTCGCTGGGAGAAGGCACCGATGCACACTGGCGCGTGCTGACCAGCGCCTCCCCGTCGCCGCGCATCGACAGCGAACGTTTCAAACCCTACACCGTCCATCCGCTCTCCGAGATCGACTGGAGCACCCAGATCGCCAAGCGCGGAGACCTGCGCCAGATGGAAGCCTGGCAGCGGCTCGGCACCTACACGGCCGGCCTGGCGCTCGACGATGCGGGCCTCAAGGGCGACGAGGCGCTTTCGGCCAGCATGGACATGATCGTCGCGGCCGGCGGCGGCGAGCGCGACGAGGCCGTGGACGCGGCCATCCTTGAAGCGTCCCTGACACGCAACGATCGCGGCGTTCTCCTGAACGAGAAGCTGACGACGGAACTGCGCCCCACCCTGTTCCTGGCCCAGTTGTCGAACCTGCTCGCGGGCAACATATCGATCGTCCACAAGGTGACGGGTTCCTCGCGGACCTTCATGGGCGAGGAAGGTGCCGGCATTGCCGCGGTCGAGACGGCGGTCGCCCGGATAAGGTCCGGACAGTCGAGCCACGTCCTGGTGGGCGGCGCCTTCAACACGGAACACCCCGACCACCTGCTCGGCTACCAACTCGCCGGCACCATGCAGCACGGACCCTGGTCGTCCGTCTGGGAGCGCGACGAGAACCGGGGCGGCGGCGTGATTACCGGATCCGGCGCGGCCTTCCTCGTGATCGAGTCGCGCGAACATGCTGCCCGGCGCGGACGCAAGGCCTATGCCGCGATCGAGAAGGTCGTATCGGACCGGTTCAGGCGCGACCGCGTCGATCTGGCGGAAGCCATCGGCGGTGTAATCGACGCGACGGCCCCGGACGAAGCCGTCACGGCGGTCTCGGGTGTTTCGGGCGCGCATGCGCCGACACGCGCCGAGAAGGCTGCCTTCGACGCACGGCCGAACATCGCGGTGCGGGGCTTCACTGCGCTCACCGGCCACATGAAGGAAGCGCAGTTCCCCTTCGCGATCGCGCTCGCGGCACTGGCGATCCACGAGGGAGGCACGTTTCCCCCTTTCGATGCCGCCTTCGAGAAGCCTTCGCAGGCGACAGGCAGGATGCTGGCCACGACGATCGGCACGCGCCGCTTCGAAGGCGCCGCGCTGCTGTCGCCGGTCTGA
- a CDS encoding acyl carrier protein, translating to MTNTFDKVADIIAETSEIERDTITPESHTIDDLGIDSLDFLDIVFAIDKEFGIKIPLEKWTQEVNDGKATTEEYFVMKNLCAKIDELVAAKAR from the coding sequence GTGACCAACACCTTCGACAAGGTTGCCGACATCATTGCCGAAACCAGCGAGATCGAGCGCGACACGATCACGCCCGAGAGCCACACGATCGACGATCTCGGTATCGACAGCCTCGACTTTCTCGACATCGTCTTTGCCATCGACAAGGAGTTCGGGATCAAAATCCCGCTCGAGAAGTGGACGCAGGAAGTCAACGACGGCAAGGCGACCACCGAGGAATACTTCGTCATGAAGAACCTGTGCGCCAAGATTGACGAACTGGTCGCAGCCAAGGCCCGCTGA
- a CDS encoding zinc-binding dehydrogenase, whose amino-acid sequence MRALQLVEDRRLEAVDLDPPPPPGLGEVTVAIRVVALNHIDVWGWRGMAFAKRKMPLVIGAEASGVVDSVGPGVTGLLPGQLVSIYGARTCGLCRPCREGRDNLCEHVAGVHGFHLDGFAQEHINLPARLLVPAPPGVDDVGAALAPVTFGTVEHMLFDNAKLEPGETILVHAGGSGIGTAAIQLARKMGCTVITTVGSDDKIDKAKALGADHVINYRSDRFEGVVRKLTKKKGVDVVFEHVGADTWAGSMLCLRRGGRLVTCGSTSGVSTSMNLMQLFQQQLKILGSFGCRMENMADAMQKMAAGLVSPVIDTEIGFDGIGTALERMESRAVFGKIVLRVS is encoded by the coding sequence ATGCGCGCATTGCAACTTGTAGAGGACCGCAGGCTCGAGGCGGTCGACCTCGACCCGCCGCCGCCGCCCGGCCTCGGCGAGGTGACGGTCGCGATCCGGGTCGTGGCGCTGAACCACATCGACGTATGGGGCTGGCGCGGCATGGCCTTCGCCAAGCGCAAGATGCCGCTGGTGATCGGGGCCGAGGCCTCCGGCGTGGTTGATTCGGTCGGCCCGGGCGTGACCGGTCTGCTTCCGGGCCAGCTCGTGTCGATCTACGGCGCGCGCACCTGTGGCCTCTGCCGCCCCTGTCGCGAAGGCCGCGATAATCTGTGCGAACACGTCGCCGGCGTGCACGGCTTCCATCTCGACGGTTTTGCCCAGGAGCACATCAACCTTCCGGCCCGGCTTCTCGTCCCGGCCCCGCCCGGCGTCGACGACGTCGGGGCGGCACTCGCGCCCGTCACATTCGGCACCGTCGAGCACATGCTGTTCGACAACGCCAAGCTGGAGCCGGGCGAGACCATCCTCGTCCATGCCGGCGGCTCCGGCATCGGCACCGCGGCGATCCAGCTTGCCCGCAAGATGGGTTGCACGGTCATCACGACGGTCGGCTCGGACGACAAGATCGACAAGGCGAAAGCGCTCGGCGCCGACCACGTCATCAACTACCGCTCCGACCGCTTCGAGGGCGTGGTGCGAAAGCTGACCAAGAAGAAGGGCGTCGACGTGGTGTTCGAGCATGTCGGCGCCGACACCTGGGCGGGCTCCATGCTCTGCCTCAGGCGTGGCGGCCGGCTGGTGACCTGCGGCTCGACCTCGGGCGTCTCCACCAGCATGAACCTGATGCAGCTCTTCCAGCAGCAGCTGAAGATTCTGGGCTCTTTCGGCTGCCGCATGGAGAACATGGCCGACGCCATGCAGAAGATGGCGGCAGGACTCGTCTCACCCGTCATCGACACGGAGATCGGCTTCGACGGGATCGGCACGGCGCTGGAGCGGATGGAAAGCCGCGCGGTCTTCGGCAAGATCGTCCTGCGCGTCTCGTGA
- a CDS encoding L,D-transpeptidase: protein MITIVAAGAMLLGAASAGLAASLVASIDVSEQTMTVKKHGTVLYKWRVSTARKGYVTPRGQYSPTRMHKMWHSRKYDMSPMPYSIFFRGGYAIHGTNYVKALGRPASHGCVRLDTANAAKLYALVKEVGAGNTRIVVTN from the coding sequence ATGATCACGATCGTCGCGGCGGGTGCGATGCTGCTGGGCGCGGCATCGGCGGGTCTCGCGGCCTCCCTGGTCGCCAGCATCGACGTTTCCGAACAGACGATGACGGTGAAGAAGCACGGCACCGTCCTCTACAAATGGCGTGTGTCGACGGCCCGCAAGGGATACGTGACGCCACGCGGGCAGTACAGCCCGACCCGCATGCACAAGATGTGGCACTCGCGGAAATACGACATGTCGCCCATGCCGTATTCGATCTTCTTCCGTGGCGGTTATGCCATTCACGGTACCAACTATGTGAAGGCGCTCGGCAGGCCCGCATCGCACGGATGCGTGCGCCTCGACACGGCCAACGCCGCCAAGCTCTACGCGCTGGTCAAGGAAGTCGGTGCCGGCAACACGCGGATCGTCGTCACCAACTAG
- a CDS encoding beta-ketoacyl-ACP synthase, translated as MTKMTDNFGRPVVVVTGIGVVTSLGTGKEQNWAALTEGRSGIHPIRRFPVDHLNTRIAGTVDFLDSSNKGAGALTHELADAAAREATGQAGIGSDFGGPLFLAAPPVELGWIERFDLYGRVSEGSGYDRLLAAAQAVSGKEFQEDTQFGAIADRLADSFGTRGLPITLSTACASGATAIQLGVEAIRRGECDRALAIGADGSASAEALIRFALLSALSTQNDPPGKASKPFSKDRDGFVLAEGSAALVLESLEAAMARGAKVLGVLRGCGEKADDFHRTRSKPDGSPAIAAVRAALSDAGMDVDEIDYINAHGTSTPENDKMEHLSLSTVFGERIRSIPISSNKSMIGHTLSAAGAIEAAFSLMTMQEGVIPPTINYDNPDPAIEFDVVPNVKRERPVSSVLSNSFGFGGQNTCLVMTREPV; from the coding sequence ATGACGAAGATGACGGACAATTTCGGACGGCCGGTCGTGGTGGTCACCGGCATCGGCGTGGTGACGTCGCTCGGCACGGGCAAGGAGCAGAACTGGGCGGCCCTGACCGAAGGCCGGTCCGGCATTCATCCCATCCGGCGCTTTCCCGTGGACCATCTGAACACCCGCATCGCCGGAACGGTCGACTTCCTGGATTCGAGCAACAAGGGCGCGGGCGCCCTCACCCACGAACTGGCGGATGCCGCGGCCCGCGAGGCGACAGGGCAAGCCGGCATCGGATCCGACTTCGGCGGCCCGCTGTTCCTCGCCGCGCCCCCGGTCGAGCTCGGATGGATCGAGCGCTTCGACCTCTACGGGCGCGTGTCGGAAGGCAGCGGCTACGACCGGTTGCTGGCTGCCGCGCAGGCGGTGTCGGGAAAGGAATTCCAGGAAGACACGCAGTTCGGCGCGATCGCCGACCGGCTCGCCGACAGTTTCGGCACCCGCGGCCTGCCGATCACGCTCTCCACGGCCTGCGCCTCGGGCGCGACCGCGATCCAGCTCGGCGTGGAGGCGATCCGGCGCGGCGAGTGCGATCGCGCGCTGGCGATCGGCGCCGACGGTTCCGCATCCGCCGAGGCGCTGATCCGCTTCGCGCTGCTCTCGGCCCTCTCGACCCAGAACGACCCGCCCGGCAAGGCGTCCAAGCCCTTCTCGAAGGACCGGGACGGCTTCGTGCTGGCCGAAGGGTCCGCCGCGCTGGTGCTGGAATCGCTGGAGGCGGCAATGGCACGAGGCGCCAAGGTGCTCGGCGTACTGCGGGGCTGCGGCGAGAAGGCCGACGACTTCCATCGCACCCGCTCCAAGCCGGACGGATCGCCCGCGATCGCCGCGGTTCGCGCCGCCCTTTCGGACGCCGGCATGGATGTGGACGAGATCGACTACATCAACGCCCATGGCACCTCGACGCCCGAGAACGACAAGATGGAGCACCTGTCTCTGTCGACCGTCTTCGGCGAGCGCATACGGTCGATCCCGATCTCGTCGAACAAGTCGATGATAGGCCACACGCTGTCCGCCGCCGGTGCGATCGAGGCCGCCTTCTCGCTGATGACGATGCAGGAAGGAGTCATTCCGCCGACCATCAACTACGACAATCCCGATCCGGCCATCGAGTTCGACGTCGTCCCGAACGTGAAGCGGGAACGGCCGGTGTCGAGCGTCTTGTCCAATTCCTTCGGTTTCGGCGGCCAGAACACCTGCCTTGTCATGACCCGCGAACCGGTCTAA
- a CDS encoding lysylphosphatidylglycerol synthase domain-containing protein: protein MTFATAKTIAKWAWTIAILGIVVWFCVTRWDKIVQTLATLPAGTIALATLAIVLAKFGLVLTMRTAAIGAGLPLSVKDSYWIYNMTQLGKYVPGSIWQFVGRVVILKRRGAPGAKIRDAMLSEHGWVLSTALAISAVLILLAQPHFFLDWADSIDISPWLSLGLVLGVVGFVFAAGLVYYRGRLIRWLWRMRPPPSAILVLAITWLLLGLSYWITLGPFATSPVPWYYAVGIYCFAYIAGFMVPFAPAGLGIRESILTFAMLPYLPIETSVLLASMNRVVYFAAELIVVVPCFFMEREGGSAPEAPGA, encoded by the coding sequence TTGACCTTCGCCACTGCCAAGACCATCGCCAAATGGGCATGGACGATCGCCATACTGGGCATTGTCGTGTGGTTCTGCGTCACCCGATGGGACAAGATCGTCCAGACGCTGGCGACCTTGCCTGCGGGCACGATCGCTTTGGCGACGCTGGCGATCGTGCTGGCGAAGTTCGGACTCGTCTTGACGATGCGGACGGCAGCCATCGGCGCCGGGTTGCCGCTGTCGGTCAAGGACAGCTACTGGATCTACAACATGACGCAGCTTGGCAAATACGTGCCGGGCTCCATCTGGCAGTTCGTCGGGCGCGTGGTGATCCTTAAGCGGCGCGGCGCCCCCGGCGCCAAGATCCGCGACGCGATGCTGTCCGAGCACGGCTGGGTGCTATCTACGGCTTTGGCGATCTCGGCCGTCCTGATCCTCCTCGCCCAGCCGCATTTTTTTCTCGACTGGGCCGACAGCATAGACATCTCGCCCTGGCTGTCCCTGGGGCTCGTCCTAGGGGTAGTGGGCTTCGTTTTCGCCGCCGGGCTTGTCTATTATCGCGGCCGGCTCATCCGCTGGCTCTGGCGCATGCGGCCGCCGCCGAGCGCCATCCTAGTGCTGGCCATCACCTGGCTCTTGCTCGGCTTGTCCTACTGGATCACGCTTGGCCCCTTCGCCACCTCGCCGGTGCCTTGGTATTATGCCGTCGGCATCTACTGCTTCGCCTATATCGCAGGGTTTATGGTGCCATTCGCCCCGGCCGGCCTCGGCATTAGAGAAAGCATCCTGACCTTCGCCATGCTGCCCTACCTGCCGATCGAGACCTCGGTACTCCTCGCCTCGATGAACCGGGTGGTCTACTTCGCGGCGGAACTGATCGTGGTCGTGCCCTGCTTCTTCATGGAGCGGGAGGGCGGTAGTGCCCCCGAGGCACCGGGGGCATAG
- a CDS encoding L,D-transpeptidase has protein sequence MMRLLYSVLLAASVLLVQPLTASAASIVARVDLSTQTMTVSHHGHVKYRWKVSTARQGKVTPVGSWKAKWLSRNHRSSRYNNAPMPYSIFYNGNYAVHGTYSIKRLGRPASAGCIRLHPDNAAVLFRMAQREGLSNVRIVVQR, from the coding sequence ATGATGCGTCTTTTGTATTCGGTTCTGCTTGCGGCCAGTGTGCTGCTCGTCCAGCCACTCACCGCTTCCGCTGCCAGCATCGTGGCACGCGTGGATCTTTCCACCCAGACGATGACCGTCTCGCACCACGGACATGTGAAATATCGCTGGAAGGTATCGACCGCGCGGCAGGGAAAGGTGACGCCGGTCGGAAGCTGGAAGGCGAAGTGGCTGTCTCGCAACCACCGCTCGAGCCGCTACAACAATGCGCCGATGCCCTATTCCATCTTTTACAACGGCAACTACGCAGTGCATGGGACCTACAGCATCAAGAGGCTCGGCCGGCCAGCCTCGGCGGGTTGCATCAGGCTGCACCCCGACAACGCCGCCGTCCTGTTCCGGATGGCCCAGCGCGAGGGGCTGTCGAACGTCCGGATCGTCGTGCAGCGCTGA
- a CDS encoding polysaccharide pyruvyl transferase family protein translates to MTSVSIIAATFYGNRGAEGMLSTTIGMLRRRLGDDVTFNVFTYYPERDRELVGDRRISMYSSTPAYLVLVLFPFALLHRLFGLLMLRPLQRMMPASVQALAQSGALICLAGVSFVGGRTKFVPFNIATILPAMILGVPVIKFAQALGPFREAAVKLAAKFMLPRCDHVFTRGEKTQHHMEELFGTRRFFERADDVAFLFEKEFCISQPAAGGLDGLAMLEELKSAGRKVVGVCPSIVVAKRATASGWDYAALMRELLTGLVQRGYGVALFPNATRGEDMDKTHNNDLPLLHEIHDGLDAQTKAATVSFSGSLNIAQIHQIIEASDVVAVSRFHAMVGALAAGTPVMVIGWSHKYLEVMARFAQEDMVLDYKRGEIGVVIDRIELLMSEREARRRTILEALPAVKALSTRQIDYAAELLSGSRP, encoded by the coding sequence ATGACATCTGTCTCCATCATTGCGGCCACGTTTTACGGGAACCGTGGCGCCGAAGGCATGCTGAGCACGACGATCGGCATGCTGCGGCGACGGCTGGGAGACGACGTGACGTTCAACGTCTTCACCTATTATCCGGAGCGCGACCGCGAACTGGTCGGCGACCGTCGCATCTCGATGTACTCCTCGACGCCGGCCTATCTGGTGCTGGTGCTGTTTCCGTTCGCTCTGCTCCACCGCCTGTTCGGGCTCCTCATGCTGCGCCCGCTGCAGCGCATGATGCCCGCTTCCGTACAGGCGCTGGCACAGTCGGGCGCGCTGATCTGCCTCGCCGGCGTCTCCTTCGTCGGCGGGCGCACCAAGTTCGTACCGTTCAACATCGCGACCATCCTGCCGGCGATGATCCTCGGCGTTCCGGTGATCAAGTTCGCCCAGGCGCTCGGGCCATTCAGGGAGGCGGCGGTGAAGCTGGCTGCGAAGTTCATGCTGCCGCGCTGCGATCACGTCTTCACGCGCGGCGAGAAGACGCAGCACCACATGGAGGAGCTCTTCGGGACCAGGCGCTTCTTCGAGCGCGCCGACGATGTGGCCTTCCTGTTCGAAAAGGAGTTCTGCATCAGCCAGCCTGCCGCGGGCGGGCTCGACGGGCTGGCGATGCTGGAAGAGCTGAAGTCCGCCGGCCGCAAAGTGGTCGGCGTGTGCCCGAGCATCGTGGTCGCAAAGCGCGCCACGGCATCCGGCTGGGACTATGCCGCGCTGATGCGCGAGCTTCTGACGGGTCTGGTCCAGCGCGGCTACGGTGTGGCGCTGTTTCCCAACGCTACGCGCGGCGAGGACATGGACAAGACCCACAACAACGACCTGCCGCTGCTGCACGAGATCCATGACGGGCTCGATGCCCAGACGAAGGCGGCGACCGTCAGCTTCTCGGGGTCGCTCAACATCGCGCAGATCCACCAGATCATCGAGGCGTCCGACGTCGTGGCCGTGTCGCGCTTCCATGCCATGGTCGGCGCGCTTGCGGCCGGAACACCGGTCATGGTGATCGGCTGGAGCCACAAGTATTTGGAAGTCATGGCACGCTTCGCGCAGGAAGACATGGTTCTGGACTACAAGCGCGGCGAAATCGGCGTCGTCATCGACCGGATCGAACTTTTGATGTCCGAACGCGAGGCGCGCCGGCGGACGATCCTGGAAGCGCTGCCGGCGGTCAAGGCGCTCTCGACGCGCCAGATCGACTATGCGGCAGAACTCCTTTCCGGATCGCGTCCTTGA
- a CDS encoding lipid A biosynthesis lauroyl acyltransferase has product MASKGGILFRPLAARASRGLKIANYWTIAQLSLGLLKTIRLLPADKALDFLDNAARRLGPLMGRHRTALSNLRAAYPDKPDAELEAIARDMWGNMARLAGEYVFTEQLMRRDPGARLPANVEIVGEDLFVRLCEEKGPHILFTGHVGNFELLPIVAAAYGLKVTALFRAPNNPFLAAELLEKRTETMGELVASGRGSAFQLARVLEANGNIGVLVDQKFRHGLPGTFFGRPCETSPLLAKLARQFDCPVHPARCIRLPGNRFRLELREKLDLPRTPNGAVDVAATTQLLNDTVEGWVREYPGQWMWFHKRWKLSGTKRRPGAKSTPASGA; this is encoded by the coding sequence ATGGCTTCGAAGGGCGGCATCCTGTTCAGACCGCTTGCCGCCCGAGCCTCGCGCGGCCTCAAGATCGCGAACTACTGGACCATCGCGCAGCTTTCGCTCGGGCTGCTCAAGACCATCCGCCTCCTGCCGGCGGACAAGGCACTCGATTTCCTCGACAACGCCGCGCGGCGCCTCGGACCGCTGATGGGCCGCCACCGAACCGCGCTGTCGAACCTGCGCGCGGCCTACCCCGACAAGCCGGATGCCGAACTCGAAGCGATCGCGAGGGACATGTGGGGCAACATGGCGCGGCTGGCCGGCGAGTACGTGTTCACCGAACAGCTGATGCGCCGCGATCCCGGCGCGAGACTTCCCGCCAACGTCGAAATCGTCGGCGAGGACCTTTTCGTGCGGCTATGCGAGGAAAAGGGGCCGCACATCCTGTTCACCGGACACGTCGGGAACTTCGAGCTCCTTCCCATCGTCGCAGCCGCCTACGGACTGAAGGTGACGGCGCTGTTCCGGGCGCCGAACAATCCCTTCCTGGCTGCCGAGCTTCTCGAGAAGCGAACCGAGACCATGGGAGAACTCGTCGCGTCGGGACGCGGCTCGGCCTTCCAGCTCGCGCGCGTGCTCGAGGCCAACGGCAACATCGGCGTTCTCGTCGACCAGAAATTCAGGCACGGTCTCCCCGGGACCTTCTTCGGCCGCCCCTGCGAGACGAGCCCGCTCCTGGCCAAGCTCGCCAGGCAGTTCGACTGCCCCGTCCACCCCGCGCGCTGCATCAGGCTGCCCGGAAACCGCTTCCGCCTCGAGCTGCGCGAGAAACTCGACCTGCCGCGCACGCCAAACGGCGCGGTCGACGTCGCCGCCACCACGCAGCTTCTCAACGACACCGTCGAGGGCTGGGTGCGGGAGTATCCCGGCCAGTGGATGTGGTTTCACAAGCGCTGGAAGCTCTCAGGTACGAAACGCCGGCCGGGCGCAAAGTCCACTCCGGCCTCCGGAGCATGA